Proteins from a genomic interval of Bombyx mori chromosome 8, ASM3026992v2:
- the LOC101735868 gene encoding calmodulin-binding transcription activator 2 isoform X1 produces the protein MLLYSRKKVRYRRDGYCWKKRKDGKTTREDHMKLKVQGTECIYGCYVHSAILPTFHRRCYWLLQTPGRKHPGTHFTNPDIVLVHYLNVPYPDDNKLAAVAPSLALWADKKEWTKDELVSQLKPMFFSEDEPDINSDLEITGKMFQTAETVEAIVGQLMEKQRAARAAALARQLECSCPDSTCQDSRNCTHPLRRIQAAKAPASDHHVSSTTGPSPRPMSQPPRQYTRDHRPSPQQASPLLLSLGQIQGGGGLLILNGTSNTTQQHSSLVSPLSVTSFVCEDTRDNRYRQQYKPTFVLKREIPDSQPTSCIQTTEAFEDKKPEMSFDRKIKVEPRTRNQMVASAPATPSRYPDLVERLESKVLTENCDDTLVLLGTDTHLGSNGFFDETLELSHEDIQKTLSANMPTCELDRNGVRSTDTANVMVSGIDTMDFIESCEAVASPTQVVDDNVFVNLDAFDMLGDFPELEVLDPTSISTNPVTLCGKSPIADDGSEKMQTETSEGALNITDYSPEWAYPEGGAKVLVAGPWTESADQYTVLFDNFPVPSVLVQNGLLRCYCPAHEAGLAALQVARGGRVVSDAVVFEYKAGPTPAPSSPASAPLPSLDFRRFSLLQRLQRLHGRLQIKNEPMDENNQLEDVQIYSNPKFEERLVTFCQSLSSRSFGNPEGFTTEPGEDGSTILHLAAALGYSRLTTVLLRWRQDDSSLALEKEVNLGARDSDNCTPLMLASAAGHTETAVVLARWSAGTQTEAGARQASTAARRAGHIKLATMLDRIHPPPKDGVFVRPHGLSQKGRTSSLESNLVKRPSIDSGINMADAFRSNSASEKFEGSSSTRWERSTSLPLDSDNSEDSLGDAKIGRRMDLALCETAPRRAQSPLIDVETLSDAEPTNAPRPGEQDDRVFTLAEQIIAAMPDRIKNETSSLLSGCGLETGSGEDTLMVPLLDDATTFNTEFSFEFCDNTYSPLPYRYCGGSTPSSGSVSPGSTLSPPPPSPHAAPPHSSATLQEFLNTTTHFSNLTLNDREQRELYTAAITIQKAYRQYRGRQLQRRAAAAAITIQNCFRRYKQFAYLKQMHAAATIIQRGYRSMRARRISTPTVKRTYSQRRQNQAARKIQQFMRQSKIKLQNARAESGKVVRLSQDVRRNSLQRITNTPTTPNRIVDYLAPESPMNADEELLLELLFRM, from the exons AACCCTGATATAGTGTTGGTTCATTACCTGAACGTGCCCTATCCTGATGACAACAAGCTGGCCGCAGTCGCACCCAGTTTGGCGCTCTGGGCTGACAAGAAAGAGTGGACGAAAGATGAACTGGTCAGCCAACTCAAGCCAATGT TTTTCAGCGAAGACGAGCCAGATATCAACAGTGACTTGGAAATCACG ggAAAGATGTTCCAAACCGCTGAAACCGTTGAAGCTATCGTCGGTCAGCTCATGGAGAAGCAACGAGCAGCTAGAGCAGCAGCTTTAGCGAGACAACTGGAATGCAGTTGCCCGGATTCCACCTGCCAGGACTCCAGAAACTGCACTCATCCGTTGCGACGCATCCAAGCTGCTAAAGCGCCCGCTTCAGATCACCATGTATCGTCGACAACCGGTCCTTCCCCACGTCCAATGAGCCAGCCTCCTCGTCAATATACCAGAGATCATAGACCTAGTCCACAGCAAGCATCGCCTTTGCTGCTATCTCTTGGTCAAATCCAGGGCGGTGGAGGCCTGCTCATACTAAATGGCACCAGCAACACAACGCAACAGCACTCGTCACTAGTTTCTCCTCTGTCTGTAACGTCATTTGTTTGTGAAGATACCAGAGATAACAGATACAGACAACAATACAAACCGACATTTGTACTGAAGAGAGAAATACCGGACAGCCAGCCGACTTCTTGCATTCAAACTACAGAAGCCTTTGAAGACAAGAAGCCGGAAATGAGTTTCGATAGGAAAATAAAAGTGGAACCAAGAACAAGGAACCAGATGGTGGCGAGCGCTCCGGCTACACCATCTCGATACCCTGATTTGGTGGAGAGGTTGGAGAGTAAAGTGTTGACAGAAAACTGTGATGATACCCTAGTGCTATTAGGAACTGACACCCATCTCGGGTCTAATGGGTTCTTTGATGAGACATTAGAATTATCTCACGAAGATATACAGAAGACTTTATCAGCTAACATGCCTACTTGTGAGCTAGATCGAAATGGAGTGCGATCTACAGACACAGCGAATGTTATGGTGTCAGGAATCGATACAATGGACTTTATCGAGAGCTGTGAAGCGGTTGCATCTCCTACACAAGTTGTTGACGATAATGTGTTTGTCAATCTAGATGCTTTTGATATGTTAGGAGATTTTCCTGAATTGGAAGTTTTGGATCCGACATCGATATCTACTAATCCCGTG ACATTATGCGGCAAGTCACCTATAGCTGATGACGGCAGTGAGAAGATGCAGACAGAAACAAGCGAAGGAGCTCTTAATATAACGGACTATTCACCAGAATGGGCATATCCTGAAGGAGGAGCAAAAGTTCTTGTGGCAGGACCATGGACGGAATCCGCCGATCAGTACACAGTGCTGTTCGACAATTTTCCTGTACCATCGGTGTTGGTACAGAATGGCTTGCTGAGATGTTACTGTCCAG CTCACGAAGCTGGGCTAGCGGCGTTGCAAGTGGCTCGCGGAGGACGCGTAGTATCAGATGCTGTCGTCTTTGAGTACAAAGCGGGTCCGACGCCGGCACCATCGTCTCCCGCATCAGCACCGCTACCGTCACTCGACTTTAGACGGTTCTCATTGCTGCAACGCTTACAGCGGCTGCACGGTCGCCTGCAAATAAAAAATGAGCCCATGGATGAAAATAATCAG CTTGAAGACGTCCAAATCTACTCAAACCCGAAATTCGAAGAGCGCTTAGTTACATTTTGTCAATCATTGAGCTCAAGGTCGTTTGGTAATCCCGAAGGGTTTACCACAGAGCCTGGCGAGGATGGTTCTACGATCCTACACTTAGCCGCAGCTTTAGGATATTCGAGGTTGACGACGGTCTTGCTCCGTTGGAGGCAGGATGACAGTAGCCTGGCGTTGGAGAAAGAAGTCAATTTGGGGGCGAGAGACAGCGATAACTGTACGCCTTTG ATGCTTGCTAGTGCTGCAGGTCACACAGAAACGGCCGTAGTGCTAGCACGATGGAGTGCTGGAACCCAAACAGAAGCTGGTGCCAGACAGGCTTCTACAGCAGCGAGGCGTGCTGGCCACATTAAGCTGGCCACTATGTTGGATAGGATACATCCACCGCCCAAAGACGGAGTGTTCGTAAGACCACATGG attaTCCCAGAAAGGCCGCACGAGTAGCTTGGAGAGTAATCTTGTTAAAAGACCTTCTATAGATAGCGGCATTAATATGGCTGACGCATTTAGGTCTAATTCTGCTAGTGAAAAATTCGAAGGAAGCTCATCAACTAG GTGGGAAAGAAGCACGTCATTGCCATTAGATTCAGATAATTCTGAGGATAGTCTGGGTGACGCCAAGATCGGTAGGAGAATGGACTTAGCCCTCT GCGAGACGGCCCCGCGGCGAGCGCAGAGCCCGCTCATAGacgtggagacgctctccgacGCCGAGCCGACCAACGCCCCGCGCCCAG GGGAGCAGGACGACAGAGTGTTCACGCTTGCCGAACAAATCATAGCTGCTATGCCAGACAGAATCAAA AACGAAACCTCATCCCTCCTATCGGGGTGCGGCTTGGAGACTGGTAGCGGTGAAGACACACTTATGGTTCCCTTACTCGATGACGCTACCACTTTTAACACCGAATTTAGTTTCGAATTCTGCGATAACACATACAG TCCACTCCCATATAGGTACTGTGGAGGTTCGACCCCGTCATCGGGGTCAGTGTCCCCGGGGTCCACGTTGTCTCCGCCGCCCCCCTCTCCGCACGCCGCACCCCCTCACTCGTCGGCGACACTACAGGAGTTCCTCAACACTACCACTCACTTCTCCAATTTGACATTGAACG ATCGGGAGCAGCGCGAGTTATACACAGCGGCCATCACGATACAGAAGGCGTATCGTCAGTACCGAGGCAGACAGTTGCAACGGAGGGCAGCAGCGGCGGCTATCACTATACAAAACTGCTTCAGAAGATACAAGCAG TTTGCCTACTTGAAGCAAATGCACGCTGCGGCTACCATCATTCAGCGAGGTTACCGCTCTATGAGAGCCAGGAGAATCTCTACCCCCACCGTCAA GAGAACATATTCGCAACGACGTCAAAATCAAGCAGCTCGAAAGATACAGCAATTCATGAGACAATCCAAGATAAA GTTACAGAACGCACGAGCCGAAAGCGGGAAGGTGGTCCGGCTGTCGCAGGATGTCCGCCGAAACTCATTGCAGCGCATTACCAATACACCAACCACGCCCAATAG GATTGTGGATTACTTAGCACCGGAGTCTCCTATGAACGCTGACGAAGAACTGTTGCTTGAACTTCTGTTCAGGATGTGA
- the LOC101735868 gene encoding calmodulin-binding transcription activator 2 isoform X2, producing the protein MLLYSRKKVRYRRDGYCWKKRKDGKTTREDHMKLKVQGTECIYGCYVHSAILPTFHRRCYWLLQNPDIVLVHYLNVPYPDDNKLAAVAPSLALWADKKEWTKDELVSQLKPMFFSEDEPDINSDLEITGKMFQTAETVEAIVGQLMEKQRAARAAALARQLECSCPDSTCQDSRNCTHPLRRIQAAKAPASDHHVSSTTGPSPRPMSQPPRQYTRDHRPSPQQASPLLLSLGQIQGGGGLLILNGTSNTTQQHSSLVSPLSVTSFVCEDTRDNRYRQQYKPTFVLKREIPDSQPTSCIQTTEAFEDKKPEMSFDRKIKVEPRTRNQMVASAPATPSRYPDLVERLESKVLTENCDDTLVLLGTDTHLGSNGFFDETLELSHEDIQKTLSANMPTCELDRNGVRSTDTANVMVSGIDTMDFIESCEAVASPTQVVDDNVFVNLDAFDMLGDFPELEVLDPTSISTNPVTLCGKSPIADDGSEKMQTETSEGALNITDYSPEWAYPEGGAKVLVAGPWTESADQYTVLFDNFPVPSVLVQNGLLRCYCPAHEAGLAALQVARGGRVVSDAVVFEYKAGPTPAPSSPASAPLPSLDFRRFSLLQRLQRLHGRLQIKNEPMDENNQLEDVQIYSNPKFEERLVTFCQSLSSRSFGNPEGFTTEPGEDGSTILHLAAALGYSRLTTVLLRWRQDDSSLALEKEVNLGARDSDNCTPLMLASAAGHTETAVVLARWSAGTQTEAGARQASTAARRAGHIKLATMLDRIHPPPKDGVFVRPHGLSQKGRTSSLESNLVKRPSIDSGINMADAFRSNSASEKFEGSSSTRWERSTSLPLDSDNSEDSLGDAKIGRRMDLALWEQDDRVFTLAEQIIAAMPDRIKNETSSLLSGCGLETGSGEDTLMVPLLDDATTFNTEFSFEFCDNTYRYCGGSTPSSGSVSPGSTLSPPPPSPHAAPPHSSATLQEFLNTTTHFSNLTLNDREQRELYTAAITIQKAYRQYRGRQLQRRAAAAAITIQNCFRRYKQFAYLKQMHAAATIIQRGYRSMRARRISTPTVKRTYSQRRQNQAARKIQQFMRQSKIKLQNARAESGKVVRLSQDVRRNSLQRITNTPTTPNRIVDYLAPESPMNADEELLLELLFRM; encoded by the exons AACCCTGATATAGTGTTGGTTCATTACCTGAACGTGCCCTATCCTGATGACAACAAGCTGGCCGCAGTCGCACCCAGTTTGGCGCTCTGGGCTGACAAGAAAGAGTGGACGAAAGATGAACTGGTCAGCCAACTCAAGCCAATGT TTTTCAGCGAAGACGAGCCAGATATCAACAGTGACTTGGAAATCACG ggAAAGATGTTCCAAACCGCTGAAACCGTTGAAGCTATCGTCGGTCAGCTCATGGAGAAGCAACGAGCAGCTAGAGCAGCAGCTTTAGCGAGACAACTGGAATGCAGTTGCCCGGATTCCACCTGCCAGGACTCCAGAAACTGCACTCATCCGTTGCGACGCATCCAAGCTGCTAAAGCGCCCGCTTCAGATCACCATGTATCGTCGACAACCGGTCCTTCCCCACGTCCAATGAGCCAGCCTCCTCGTCAATATACCAGAGATCATAGACCTAGTCCACAGCAAGCATCGCCTTTGCTGCTATCTCTTGGTCAAATCCAGGGCGGTGGAGGCCTGCTCATACTAAATGGCACCAGCAACACAACGCAACAGCACTCGTCACTAGTTTCTCCTCTGTCTGTAACGTCATTTGTTTGTGAAGATACCAGAGATAACAGATACAGACAACAATACAAACCGACATTTGTACTGAAGAGAGAAATACCGGACAGCCAGCCGACTTCTTGCATTCAAACTACAGAAGCCTTTGAAGACAAGAAGCCGGAAATGAGTTTCGATAGGAAAATAAAAGTGGAACCAAGAACAAGGAACCAGATGGTGGCGAGCGCTCCGGCTACACCATCTCGATACCCTGATTTGGTGGAGAGGTTGGAGAGTAAAGTGTTGACAGAAAACTGTGATGATACCCTAGTGCTATTAGGAACTGACACCCATCTCGGGTCTAATGGGTTCTTTGATGAGACATTAGAATTATCTCACGAAGATATACAGAAGACTTTATCAGCTAACATGCCTACTTGTGAGCTAGATCGAAATGGAGTGCGATCTACAGACACAGCGAATGTTATGGTGTCAGGAATCGATACAATGGACTTTATCGAGAGCTGTGAAGCGGTTGCATCTCCTACACAAGTTGTTGACGATAATGTGTTTGTCAATCTAGATGCTTTTGATATGTTAGGAGATTTTCCTGAATTGGAAGTTTTGGATCCGACATCGATATCTACTAATCCCGTG ACATTATGCGGCAAGTCACCTATAGCTGATGACGGCAGTGAGAAGATGCAGACAGAAACAAGCGAAGGAGCTCTTAATATAACGGACTATTCACCAGAATGGGCATATCCTGAAGGAGGAGCAAAAGTTCTTGTGGCAGGACCATGGACGGAATCCGCCGATCAGTACACAGTGCTGTTCGACAATTTTCCTGTACCATCGGTGTTGGTACAGAATGGCTTGCTGAGATGTTACTGTCCAG CTCACGAAGCTGGGCTAGCGGCGTTGCAAGTGGCTCGCGGAGGACGCGTAGTATCAGATGCTGTCGTCTTTGAGTACAAAGCGGGTCCGACGCCGGCACCATCGTCTCCCGCATCAGCACCGCTACCGTCACTCGACTTTAGACGGTTCTCATTGCTGCAACGCTTACAGCGGCTGCACGGTCGCCTGCAAATAAAAAATGAGCCCATGGATGAAAATAATCAG CTTGAAGACGTCCAAATCTACTCAAACCCGAAATTCGAAGAGCGCTTAGTTACATTTTGTCAATCATTGAGCTCAAGGTCGTTTGGTAATCCCGAAGGGTTTACCACAGAGCCTGGCGAGGATGGTTCTACGATCCTACACTTAGCCGCAGCTTTAGGATATTCGAGGTTGACGACGGTCTTGCTCCGTTGGAGGCAGGATGACAGTAGCCTGGCGTTGGAGAAAGAAGTCAATTTGGGGGCGAGAGACAGCGATAACTGTACGCCTTTG ATGCTTGCTAGTGCTGCAGGTCACACAGAAACGGCCGTAGTGCTAGCACGATGGAGTGCTGGAACCCAAACAGAAGCTGGTGCCAGACAGGCTTCTACAGCAGCGAGGCGTGCTGGCCACATTAAGCTGGCCACTATGTTGGATAGGATACATCCACCGCCCAAAGACGGAGTGTTCGTAAGACCACATGG attaTCCCAGAAAGGCCGCACGAGTAGCTTGGAGAGTAATCTTGTTAAAAGACCTTCTATAGATAGCGGCATTAATATGGCTGACGCATTTAGGTCTAATTCTGCTAGTGAAAAATTCGAAGGAAGCTCATCAACTAG GTGGGAAAGAAGCACGTCATTGCCATTAGATTCAGATAATTCTGAGGATAGTCTGGGTGACGCCAAGATCGGTAGGAGAATGGACTTAGCCCTCT GGGAGCAGGACGACAGAGTGTTCACGCTTGCCGAACAAATCATAGCTGCTATGCCAGACAGAATCAAA AACGAAACCTCATCCCTCCTATCGGGGTGCGGCTTGGAGACTGGTAGCGGTGAAGACACACTTATGGTTCCCTTACTCGATGACGCTACCACTTTTAACACCGAATTTAGTTTCGAATTCTGCGATAACACATACAG GTACTGTGGAGGTTCGACCCCGTCATCGGGGTCAGTGTCCCCGGGGTCCACGTTGTCTCCGCCGCCCCCCTCTCCGCACGCCGCACCCCCTCACTCGTCGGCGACACTACAGGAGTTCCTCAACACTACCACTCACTTCTCCAATTTGACATTGAACG ATCGGGAGCAGCGCGAGTTATACACAGCGGCCATCACGATACAGAAGGCGTATCGTCAGTACCGAGGCAGACAGTTGCAACGGAGGGCAGCAGCGGCGGCTATCACTATACAAAACTGCTTCAGAAGATACAAGCAG TTTGCCTACTTGAAGCAAATGCACGCTGCGGCTACCATCATTCAGCGAGGTTACCGCTCTATGAGAGCCAGGAGAATCTCTACCCCCACCGTCAA GAGAACATATTCGCAACGACGTCAAAATCAAGCAGCTCGAAAGATACAGCAATTCATGAGACAATCCAAGATAAA GTTACAGAACGCACGAGCCGAAAGCGGGAAGGTGGTCCGGCTGTCGCAGGATGTCCGCCGAAACTCATTGCAGCGCATTACCAATACACCAACCACGCCCAATAG GATTGTGGATTACTTAGCACCGGAGTCTCCTATGAACGCTGACGAAGAACTGTTGCTTGAACTTCTGTTCAGGATGTGA